One segment of Methanolinea mesophila DNA contains the following:
- a CDS encoding RAD55 family ATPase encodes MPREDRRSSGVGGLDQAMEGGYPLGTTIVVIGSPLTGIEHITRQFWRVDNEPGTYLMMDAEIEEGMIDARGIDPSAFVPLYKGDRLVVDSLSSVILKFGIEKALDCMIAAEKEVAARNANIMFTVYPELHSGVEEFQVLRRADVVIELKEVIFMNEIERQLAVHKAHKMAVPKRLIPFNITEKGIELSTTSRVV; translated from the coding sequence TTGCCAAGGGAAGATCGCAGGTCCAGCGGTGTAGGGGGTCTGGACCAGGCCATGGAGGGAGGCTATCCGCTCGGGACCACCATAGTGGTCATAGGCTCCCCTCTCACCGGTATCGAGCACATCACCCGGCAGTTCTGGCGGGTGGACAACGAACCCGGGACCTATCTCATGATGGACGCCGAGATCGAGGAAGGAATGATCGATGCGAGAGGGATCGATCCCTCGGCGTTTGTCCCGCTCTACAAGGGAGACCGCCTCGTGGTGGATTCCCTTTCCTCGGTGATCCTCAAATTCGGGATCGAGAAAGCCCTGGACTGCATGATCGCCGCCGAGAAAGAGGTGGCTGCCCGGAATGCGAACATCATGTTCACCGTCTACCCTGAACTCCACTCCGGCGTCGAAGAGTTCCAGGTATTGCGGCGGGCCGACGTGGTAATCGAGCTCAAGGAAGTGATCTTCATGAACGAGATCGAGCGGCAGCTCGCCGTTCACAAAGCCCATAAAATGGCGGTGCCGAAACGGCTTATCCCGTTCAACATCACCGAGAAGGGGATCGAACTCTCCACCACCTCGAGAGTGGTATAA
- the cofD gene encoding 2-phospho-L-lactate transferase — MITFLSGGTGTPKLLRGARMELPDPQIGVVVNTAEDLWISGNHLSPDIDTVMYLFSGDLNTDTWWGMKDDTFATHEEAKKLGVEEFIRIGDRDRAVHIARGELLRRGLSLSGATEQLCRAMGIGARIFPMSDAEVRTLIRSGTTTMHFQEYWVKNRGNVPVDEVIRSPASPVDAGDPALTLIGESSAVVIGPSNPITSILPILECRGVRELLEERFVVAVSPFIGDAPVSGPAGELMKARGFEPNSRAVHGIYDPLVDLFVQDIRDPVTVPGALRFDTLMTGPEKSRDLARFILNEIRSRGMAV; from the coding sequence ATGATTACCTTCCTTTCCGGCGGCACCGGAACCCCGAAACTGCTCAGAGGTGCGCGAATGGAGCTCCCCGACCCGCAGATCGGGGTGGTGGTAAACACCGCCGAGGACCTCTGGATCAGCGGGAACCACCTCTCTCCCGATATCGACACTGTGATGTACCTCTTCTCCGGCGACCTGAACACGGACACCTGGTGGGGCATGAAGGACGACACCTTCGCCACACACGAAGAAGCCAAAAAACTCGGTGTTGAGGAGTTCATCAGGATCGGTGACCGGGACAGGGCGGTGCATATCGCCCGCGGGGAACTTCTCCGGAGGGGGCTCTCTCTCTCGGGGGCGACCGAGCAGCTCTGCCGGGCGATGGGTATCGGCGCGAGGATATTTCCGATGTCCGACGCGGAGGTACGCACCCTGATCCGGAGCGGGACCACGACCATGCACTTCCAGGAGTACTGGGTGAAGAACCGGGGTAATGTCCCGGTCGATGAGGTGATCAGGTCGCCGGCATCCCCGGTGGACGCGGGTGACCCGGCCCTCACCCTGATTGGGGAGAGCAGTGCAGTGGTGATCGGGCCGAGCAACCCTATCACCAGCATCCTTCCCATCCTTGAGTGCCGGGGGGTCCGAGAACTCCTGGAAGAGCGGTTCGTGGTCGCGGTGAGCCCGTTCATCGGCGACGCCCCGGTGAGCGGCCCCGCGGGGGAACTGATGAAGGCCCGTGGCTTCGAACCGAACTCGCGTGCGGTCCATGGGATCTACGACCCCCTGGTCGACCTCTTTGTGCAGGACATCCGGGACCCGGTCACGGTCCCCGGTGCGCTCCGTTTCGATACCCTGATGACCGGACCGGAAAAGAGCCGGGATCTTGCCCGATTTATCCTTAACGAGATCCGTTCGCGGGGAATGGCGGTGTAG
- a CDS encoding methionine synthase, with the protein MNLIPGAPLLPTTVVGSYPVVQGGGLSSLVNPLRSAMKRAVEDQISAGIDIISDGQVRGDMVGAFTSRLPGIRGQEVVGKVLPASAPITAADVRYARRRTPLVKGIVTGPTTLAHALHLATPLYRNREELVPDLASALALEARALQEEGIAVLQIDEPILSTGMGDLEVAKKAIAIIAGQVSVPVCLHVCGDLGAVVDDLLSYPVQILDFEFSRNPGNMEIISGKDLGGRMIGFGCVDSASPEVEPADVILSRIRGGVELFGPEQMLVDPDCGLRMHSRDTAYAKLSHMAEAAKTARKECQG; encoded by the coding sequence ATGAACCTCATTCCCGGCGCGCCGCTCCTTCCCACGACCGTGGTGGGGAGCTATCCGGTAGTGCAGGGCGGAGGGCTCTCTTCGCTCGTAAATCCGCTCCGGTCCGCGATGAAGCGGGCGGTGGAGGACCAGATCAGCGCCGGGATCGATATCATATCGGACGGACAGGTACGGGGCGATATGGTGGGTGCCTTTACCTCCCGCCTCCCCGGGATCCGTGGACAGGAGGTGGTGGGAAAGGTGCTCCCCGCATCCGCGCCCATCACCGCGGCGGATGTGCGGTATGCCCGCCGGAGGACCCCCCTCGTGAAAGGGATCGTCACCGGGCCGACAACCCTCGCCCATGCCCTCCACCTCGCAACACCGCTCTACCGGAACCGTGAGGAACTGGTCCCGGACCTCGCTTCGGCGCTCGCGCTGGAGGCCCGTGCACTCCAGGAAGAAGGGATCGCGGTTCTCCAGATCGACGAACCGATCCTGTCCACGGGTATGGGCGACCTGGAGGTCGCGAAAAAAGCCATTGCGATAATCGCCGGACAGGTCTCGGTCCCGGTCTGCCTCCACGTCTGCGGGGACCTGGGAGCAGTAGTGGACGACCTCCTCTCCTATCCCGTGCAGATCCTGGACTTCGAGTTCTCCAGGAACCCTGGCAATATGGAAATAATCTCCGGAAAAGACCTTGGAGGGAGGATGATCGGGTTCGGGTGCGTGGACTCGGCGAGCCCGGAGGTCGAACCTGCTGATGTCATCCTTTCCAGGATCAGGGGTGGTGTAGAACTCTTCGGCCCGGAACAGATGCTCGTCGACCCGGACTGCGGGCTCCGGATGCATTCACGGGACACGGCGTATGCCAAGCTTTCTCACATGGCAGAGGCCGCGAAAACGGCAAGAAAAGAGTGTCAGGGGTAG
- a CDS encoding HEAT repeat domain-containing protein, translating to MGLFKSIFGGNAEPEDFRVGAVGISDQVEKALAYGDVDDRWNAIRAVGELGGPFIDPLVHALKDDFWIIRRGASDMLGRMGAPAVLPLVAILAEEDEAVRRETERALILIGDPSIEPLERALSDSNPHIRRGAIEILGLMRVPQAVPGIIRALSDEKPLVRQEAAIALRRYDEQSSVTPLIGVLRDDYGYVRMAAVETLCLLGTKSIEPLITALGEGTGEYQQRVSLALISIGYPAVDSLIGALGNENVDVRRHSANILGRIGDAKATAALIRCLDDKEKSVRGEATKALTDICDPAIPALVRAFHDGDQIVRNCAMEALWILGTRSTPPLLELLDDPNADVRRRTAILLGEIGDKNSLEALSRKLTDENPAVRREAFEGVEMIKQKCGISRPLPERTPPAEIDLGDPPAENDPPEEKNKKNLW from the coding sequence ATGGGCCTATTCAAATCGATATTCGGGGGTAACGCCGAGCCGGAGGACTTCCGCGTGGGGGCGGTGGGGATCTCCGACCAGGTGGAGAAGGCGCTTGCCTACGGGGACGTCGACGACCGGTGGAACGCCATCCGTGCGGTAGGAGAACTCGGGGGACCGTTCATCGATCCACTGGTGCACGCATTAAAAGACGATTTCTGGATCATCCGCCGGGGTGCCTCGGATATGCTGGGCCGGATGGGCGCCCCGGCGGTTCTCCCCCTCGTCGCCATACTTGCGGAAGAGGACGAGGCAGTGAGGAGAGAGACCGAGCGGGCGCTCATTCTCATCGGCGACCCCTCGATCGAACCGCTTGAGAGGGCGCTCTCCGATTCAAATCCTCATATCAGGAGGGGCGCCATCGAGATCCTGGGCCTGATGCGGGTGCCCCAGGCGGTCCCCGGGATCATCCGGGCACTTTCCGATGAGAAACCGCTGGTACGTCAGGAAGCGGCGATCGCGCTCCGGCGGTACGACGAGCAGTCGTCGGTCACCCCCCTGATCGGTGTCCTCCGCGACGATTACGGGTATGTCAGGATGGCCGCAGTGGAGACCCTGTGCCTCCTTGGAACGAAAAGCATCGAACCCCTGATAACGGCCCTGGGAGAGGGGACCGGAGAGTACCAGCAGCGGGTGTCCCTGGCCCTTATCTCCATCGGCTACCCTGCGGTGGATTCCCTGATCGGCGCACTCGGTAACGAGAATGTGGATGTTCGCCGGCATTCCGCCAATATCCTGGGCCGGATCGGGGACGCCAAGGCCACAGCGGCCCTGATCCGGTGCCTCGATGACAAAGAGAAGAGCGTTCGCGGGGAGGCGACGAAAGCCCTGACCGATATCTGCGACCCTGCCATACCGGCTCTTGTCAGAGCGTTCCATGACGGTGACCAGATCGTCAGGAACTGTGCCATGGAGGCGCTCTGGATACTGGGGACCCGGTCGACTCCCCCGCTCCTCGAGCTCCTCGACGATCCCAACGCGGACGTGCGCCGGCGGACGGCAATCCTGCTCGGAGAGATAGGGGATAAGAACTCGCTCGAAGCCCTTTCGCGGAAGCTGACCGACGAGAACCCTGCGGTGCGAAGGGAAGCGTTCGAGGGGGTGGAGATGATCAAGCAGAAATGCGGCATATCCCGTCCGCTCCCGGAAAGGACACCCCCGGCAGAGATCGATCTTGGAGACCCTCCCGCGGAGAACGATCCCCCCGAAGAAAAAAATAAAAAAAATCTCTGGTAA
- a CDS encoding HD domain-containing protein, giving the protein MKIIKDPVHGYIDVADFVLPLLDSPLLQRLRYVKQLGFSFLVYPGANHTRFEHSLGTMYLSDLMARQLQLDEEEQKLVAAAALLHDIGHGPFSHAIEPLMEDLLGYPHHYIRPLLEDPYTRDALEGQGISPADLVSLIDGDHPLSGIIHGELDVDRMDYLLRDAHYTGAPYGTVDAHRLIRSTLRAKDQIVLHESGINAAESLLIARTLMRPAVYYHHVSRIAEMMFLLSVTAHLSGNRGEAFALMRMDDAKCMHTLLTSPVTVARELAEGLYARRLYKRALYVGQDQVNAYNLAGKASHHDERVFAVEIADRAGVPPHLVLVDIPEFPSDMSLPIQVKNRHRVLGLGEVSPILTTLNETRKGQWRVGVYTLPAHVEAVGRAAAEVLHVRPVTTQKRLITEG; this is encoded by the coding sequence ATGAAGATCATCAAGGACCCGGTGCACGGGTATATCGATGTGGCGGATTTCGTCCTTCCGCTTCTTGACTCACCCCTTCTGCAGCGACTTCGCTACGTGAAGCAACTGGGCTTCTCTTTCCTGGTCTACCCGGGAGCGAACCATACCCGGTTCGAACACTCCCTGGGGACCATGTACCTTTCCGACCTGATGGCCCGCCAGCTCCAGCTCGATGAAGAGGAGCAGAAACTGGTCGCTGCAGCGGCACTGCTGCACGATATCGGGCACGGACCGTTCTCCCATGCCATCGAGCCGCTCATGGAGGACCTGCTCGGGTACCCCCACCACTATATCCGCCCCCTGCTCGAGGACCCCTATACCAGGGATGCGCTGGAAGGACAGGGAATCAGCCCCGCCGACCTGGTCTCGCTGATCGACGGCGACCATCCCCTCTCGGGGATAATCCACGGGGAGCTGGACGTAGACCGGATGGACTACCTGCTCCGGGATGCCCATTACACCGGAGCCCCTTACGGGACGGTCGATGCGCACCGCCTGATACGGAGCACGCTCCGGGCAAAAGACCAGATCGTGCTCCACGAGAGCGGGATCAATGCCGCGGAGTCCCTCCTGATCGCACGGACGCTGATGCGCCCCGCGGTCTATTACCACCACGTAAGCAGGATCGCGGAGATGATGTTCCTCCTGTCGGTGACTGCCCACCTCTCGGGAAACCGCGGGGAGGCTTTCGCCCTGATGAGGATGGACGATGCCAAATGCATGCACACCCTTCTTACCTCTCCGGTCACGGTTGCCAGGGAGCTTGCCGAGGGTCTCTACGCCCGGCGGCTGTACAAAAGAGCCCTGTATGTCGGACAGGACCAGGTCAATGCCTACAACCTGGCGGGGAAAGCCTCCCATCATGACGAACGGGTGTTCGCGGTCGAGATCGCGGACCGGGCGGGGGTTCCCCCGCACCTGGTGCTGGTGGATATCCCTGAGTTCCCCTCCGACATGTCCCTTCCCATCCAGGTCAAGAACCGCCACCGGGTGCTCGGGCTGGGGGAGGTCTCGCCCATCCTCACCACCCTGAACGAGACCAGGAAGGGCCAGTGGAGGGTGGGGGTTTATACTCTTCCCGCCCACGTGGAGGCGGTGGGGAGGGCGGCCGCCGAGGTGCTCCACGTCCGGCCCGTTACTACCCAGAAACGGCTTATAACGGAAGGATAG
- the aspS gene encoding aspartate--tRNA(Asn) ligase — MRIPIQDVTPETGTAEIFGWVHEVRDLGGLAFFLIRDRTGIIQVTVPKKKASEHVLTAIKEVSRESVVRISGTVKAIDKAPGGRELVPEVFQIISRSESPMPLDVVEKVPAELDTRLDSRFLDARRPRVAAVFTIRSAVIHKVNEFLFSHGFVNITTPKVVAAATEGGTELFPIAYFEKEAFLNQSPQLYKQMMMAAGFEKVFEIGPIFRAEEHNTTKHLNEATSIDVEVSFADHYEVMNLLEDLVRDTYLHVADHCQDALANLEIRDFAVPDCPFPRLNYAEAIAIAQKKIEEPIGYGDDLNSAAERAIGEEMGCHYFIVDWPTEIKPYYAMPFEHDPSICKAFDMMHPRMELSSGAQRVHQHDLLVQQISAKGLNPESFEFYLTPFRYGMPPHAGWGLGAERVVMTMLGLGNIREAVLFPRDRHRLVP, encoded by the coding sequence ATGCGGATACCGATACAGGATGTGACCCCCGAGACCGGCACTGCCGAAATTTTTGGGTGGGTCCATGAGGTCCGGGATCTTGGAGGGCTCGCATTCTTCCTTATCCGGGACAGGACAGGAATTATCCAGGTCACCGTACCTAAGAAAAAGGCATCCGAGCATGTGCTCACCGCGATAAAGGAGGTCTCCCGTGAGTCCGTGGTCCGGATCTCCGGGACCGTGAAGGCGATCGATAAAGCCCCCGGGGGCCGGGAACTGGTCCCCGAGGTCTTCCAGATCATCTCCCGGAGCGAGAGCCCCATGCCCCTCGACGTGGTGGAGAAGGTGCCTGCGGAGCTTGATACCAGGCTTGATTCACGGTTCCTTGACGCTCGCAGGCCCAGGGTTGCGGCAGTCTTTACCATCAGGTCCGCGGTGATCCACAAGGTCAACGAGTTCCTCTTCTCCCACGGGTTTGTCAATATCACCACCCCCAAAGTGGTGGCCGCGGCGACCGAAGGAGGGACCGAGCTCTTTCCCATCGCGTATTTCGAAAAGGAAGCGTTCCTCAACCAGAGCCCGCAGCTCTACAAACAGATGATGATGGCCGCCGGGTTCGAGAAGGTCTTCGAGATCGGGCCCATCTTCCGGGCCGAGGAGCATAACACCACCAAGCACCTGAACGAGGCGACATCGATCGATGTGGAGGTCTCGTTCGCGGACCACTACGAGGTCATGAACCTGCTCGAGGACCTGGTGCGGGATACCTACCTTCATGTGGCGGACCACTGCCAGGATGCCCTCGCCAATCTCGAGATCAGGGATTTCGCCGTTCCCGACTGCCCCTTCCCCAGGCTCAATTACGCGGAAGCCATCGCTATCGCGCAGAAGAAGATCGAGGAGCCGATCGGGTACGGGGACGATCTCAATTCGGCGGCGGAGAGAGCCATCGGCGAGGAGATGGGGTGTCATTACTTCATCGTGGACTGGCCGACGGAGATCAAGCCCTATTATGCCATGCCTTTCGAGCACGACCCCTCGATCTGTAAGGCGTTCGACATGATGCACCCCCGGATGGAGCTCTCCAGCGGAGCCCAGCGGGTCCACCAGCACGACCTGCTCGTACAGCAGATCAGTGCGAAAGGTCTCAATCCCGAGAGTTTCGAGTTCTACCTGACCCCGTTCCGCTACGGCATGCCGCCCCACGCGGGATGGGGGCTCGGGGCGGAGCGGGTAGTGATGACCATGCTCGGGCTCGGCAACATCCGGGAGGCGGTCCTCTTCCCGAGGGACCGGCACAGGCTGGTGCCATGA
- a CDS encoding UbiD family decarboxylase, whose amino-acid sequence MREFIARMRERGLVTDIEGACDEEFAAPKMAAGTDRLLFFHNLSGHRAVMNLTANRESLALALGMDQTGMVKRLSGMEYTGDVIREGTLSMEKPDLSRLPVMKHFPLDAGPYITAGIVFSRYDEVENASIHRMLVLSKDRVAARLVEGRHTHTMLRAALENGERLPVAMAIGVHPAVIFASCTRVPRGKELEFAAELMGGELRVSRCPNGVLVPPAEIVLEGYIGGEKTAEGPFVDITGTYDLIRQQPVIEFTGMHLAPDYIYHGILPGGNEHKMLMGAPYEPVIYRAVAGVTEVKNVVLTTGGCGYFHAVVQVRKNTQGDGKNAILAALAAHTSLKHVVVVDEDINPDDPKDVEFAIATRVRGDKDILIIPGARGSSLDPCQAEDGTNVKVGVDATMELGREREFLRAGW is encoded by the coding sequence ATGCGGGAGTTTATTGCGCGGATGAGGGAACGCGGACTGGTGACGGATATCGAGGGGGCATGTGACGAAGAGTTCGCTGCGCCGAAAATGGCGGCAGGGACGGACAGGCTGCTCTTCTTCCACAACCTCTCGGGACACCGGGCGGTGATGAACCTCACCGCCAACCGTGAATCCCTGGCCCTCGCACTGGGGATGGACCAGACTGGGATGGTGAAACGGCTTTCTGGGATGGAATACACAGGTGACGTGATCCGCGAGGGGACGCTTTCCATGGAAAAACCGGACCTCTCCCGCCTTCCGGTTATGAAACACTTCCCGCTCGATGCCGGCCCGTACATCACTGCAGGGATCGTCTTCTCCCGTTACGACGAGGTGGAGAACGCCTCCATCCACCGGATGCTGGTCCTCTCTAAGGACCGGGTCGCGGCCCGGCTGGTGGAAGGACGGCACACCCATACCATGCTCCGCGCGGCCCTGGAGAACGGGGAGCGGCTTCCTGTCGCCATGGCCATCGGGGTACACCCGGCAGTGATATTCGCGAGCTGCACCCGCGTGCCGCGGGGGAAGGAACTCGAGTTCGCTGCGGAACTGATGGGGGGCGAGCTCCGGGTCTCCCGGTGCCCGAACGGGGTGCTGGTCCCGCCCGCCGAGATCGTGCTGGAAGGGTATATCGGCGGTGAAAAGACCGCCGAAGGCCCGTTCGTGGACATCACCGGGACCTACGACCTGATCCGGCAGCAGCCGGTGATCGAGTTCACTGGTATGCACCTTGCCCCTGACTACATCTACCACGGGATTCTCCCGGGAGGCAACGAGCACAAGATGCTGATGGGAGCCCCGTACGAGCCGGTCATTTACCGCGCGGTAGCGGGGGTGACCGAGGTGAAGAACGTAGTCCTCACCACCGGGGGATGTGGCTATTTCCACGCGGTGGTCCAGGTCAGGAAGAACACCCAGGGCGACGGCAAGAACGCCATTCTCGCCGCCCTTGCGGCCCATACCTCCCTCAAACACGTGGTGGTGGTGGATGAGGATATCAACCCTGACGACCCGAAGGACGTCGAGTTCGCCATCGCGACCAGGGTCCGGGGCGATAAGGACATCCTGATAATACCCGGCGCACGGGGCTCTTCGCTCGATCCCTGCCAGGCTGAGGACGGGACCAATGTCAAGGTAGGGGTCGACGCCACCATGGAGCTCGGCCGGGAACGCGAGTTCCTCCGTGCAGGGTGGTAG
- a CDS encoding HepT-like ribonuclease domain-containing protein has translation MSGRDRPSTGEEVLLKLNSKFPVAKKLYGITKLGIFDALARGEEEEDGRIDVLVEFQSAGENLKNFCELSTFIEELLGRKAWLVTTRVLAEHPPEMKEAPPFDGRGKDLSCIEKIREEAGFLLEYQQKANFRQFSLEEPSNRKVSLSLDTIGRCAVQVSPGEKMRNPQIPWNLLICFHNRLIHPYYGPDLKIAWSAVTDLIPPLIQDLDAIIAHLQKSPPAREPPGGSSGEH, from the coding sequence ATGAGCGGCCGCGACCGCCCGTCGACCGGAGAGGAGGTCCTCTTAAAGCTGAACAGCAAGTTCCCGGTGGCAAAAAAGCTCTACGGTATCACCAAACTGGGCATCTTCGACGCCCTCGCCAGGGGCGAGGAAGAGGAGGACGGGCGTATCGATGTCCTGGTGGAGTTCCAGTCGGCCGGGGAGAACCTGAAAAATTTCTGTGAGCTTTCAACCTTCATCGAGGAACTGCTCGGACGGAAGGCCTGGCTGGTCACCACCCGCGTCCTTGCGGAGCACCCCCCGGAAATGAAAGAGGCACCTCCCTTCGATGGCAGGGGAAAAGACCTTTCGTGCATCGAAAAGATCAGGGAGGAGGCCGGGTTTCTCCTGGAATACCAACAGAAGGCAAATTTCCGACAATTTTCCCTGGAAGAGCCTTCGAACAGGAAGGTATCCCTTTCCCTGGACACTATCGGGCGTTGTGCGGTCCAGGTCTCTCCCGGGGAGAAGATGCGTAACCCGCAAATCCCCTGGAACCTCCTGATCTGTTTTCATAACAGGCTTATACACCCGTATTACGGGCCAGATCTCAAGATCGCCTGGAGTGCGGTTACCGATCTCATCCCTCCGCTGATCCAGGACCTCGACGCAATCATTGCACACCTGCAGAAGAGTCCCCCGGCCCGGGAGCCGCCCGGGGGCTCATCGGGAGAGCATTGA